A stretch of the Streptomyces sp. NBC_00078 genome encodes the following:
- a CDS encoding helix-turn-helix transcriptional regulator: protein MTSTERRKQFGAYLASLRRRSGRSQRQLAGALCAASGTQSITRNEVSRWERGDRVPDVWLPALAQVLGVPLTELEQAATYARGDSLARLPGITMTLADLLPNGDALEALAAPGGRRISTTTVEGLAARVHGLRLADDVLSGGDLIGPAFRELRCAVRLFQESGHSEDTGRALLVQIGELGQIAGWIASDAGHAEDSERAYRLGISAARQAGDAVLVAQLAGSLGYHLSNTGREREGLELAKAAVMEAGPDAPAVTRALFMDRVAWAHTRAGEPQPALRALGEAHAALSATDGAPAPSWAYWVSREELEVMDARVFTELRRPLRAVPLLQDVLGRYDATHAREVALYRSWLSVALADANEPEQAAEEARQVIDASGDLSSERTAERTRTVLRRLKEYEDVPEAREVLTDYGHLLLV, encoded by the coding sequence ATGACGAGCACGGAGCGGCGTAAGCAGTTCGGCGCCTACCTCGCGAGCCTTCGGCGGCGCTCTGGCCGCTCGCAGCGGCAGCTTGCTGGCGCGCTCTGCGCAGCTTCCGGCACACAGTCGATCACCCGCAACGAGGTCTCCCGGTGGGAGCGCGGGGACCGCGTCCCGGACGTCTGGCTTCCCGCCCTCGCGCAGGTGCTCGGGGTGCCGCTGACCGAGCTGGAACAGGCCGCCACGTACGCCCGAGGGGACAGCCTGGCGAGGCTTCCAGGCATCACAATGACCCTCGCGGACCTGCTGCCCAACGGGGACGCGCTGGAGGCTCTGGCGGCCCCCGGAGGGCGCCGGATCAGCACCACCACCGTGGAGGGTCTGGCGGCCCGCGTCCACGGCCTCCGGCTTGCCGATGACGTGCTGTCCGGTGGTGACCTGATCGGGCCCGCCTTCCGTGAACTACGGTGCGCCGTCCGGCTGTTCCAGGAATCCGGCCACTCCGAGGACACCGGCCGCGCGCTGCTGGTGCAGATCGGGGAGCTGGGACAGATCGCCGGTTGGATCGCCTCGGACGCCGGGCACGCCGAGGACTCGGAACGGGCGTACCGGCTGGGGATTTCGGCCGCCCGGCAGGCGGGCGATGCGGTGCTCGTGGCGCAGCTCGCGGGCAGTCTCGGCTACCACCTGTCGAACACCGGCCGCGAGCGCGAGGGTCTGGAGTTGGCGAAGGCTGCTGTGATGGAGGCCGGGCCGGACGCTCCGGCCGTGACGCGCGCCTTGTTCATGGATCGCGTGGCGTGGGCCCACACACGTGCAGGCGAGCCGCAACCGGCCCTTCGGGCACTCGGGGAGGCCCACGCAGCCCTGAGCGCCACAGACGGCGCTCCGGCGCCCTCGTGGGCGTATTGGGTCAGCCGCGAAGAGCTGGAGGTCATGGACGCCCGCGTGTTCACCGAGCTGCGCCGCCCGCTGCGCGCGGTGCCGCTGCTACAGGACGTGTTGGGACGCTACGACGCCACTCACGCCCGTGAGGTGGCGCTGTATCGCTCGTGGCTGTCGGTGGCCCTGGCGGACGCCAACGAGCCTGAGCAGGCCGCCGAAGAAGCCCGGCAAGTCATTGACGCGTCCGGCGACTTGTCCTCGGAGCGGACGGCGGAGCGTACCCGTACGGTGCTGCGCCGCCTGAAGGAGTACGAGGACGTGCCCGAGGCGCGTGAAGTGCTCACGGACTACGGTCACCTGCTGCTCGTGTGA
- a CDS encoding AAA family ATPase, whose protein sequence is MKYVKGAKHPELPPLAPESADAGNGALSDPDGLLAAALALAAEGVKVFPCHRVTEDGCTCGNYGCKSPGKHPRNDHGSKDATTDPDAIRMWWIKWGQHGRLNFGQTLTGRAVVDVDVAEGKPGEATWEALSAAQDTPSTRTYRTGRGGLQMVFQLPDGEVGGKADGYANSLGEAVDFKTGPNSYVMVPGSKTESVYTVLHDAYPAPLPGWVAEKARSAEPATGSGTAGSVVLAGWGSQLSDLLSLPADDPGRGNDWLTAVAGHYAADAWKFAPPRGWSWYSDMVRAANATSADPIGEAVLTKTMRSIWDTEARQHEQADAEAVEDRAAALLDELLTLDDLAAFPPARPVLKGYLYRDTVARMYGASGSMKSFLALDVAIHVANGWDWHGHRVEAGPVVYIVAEGAAGVWKRGAAWQQHHGKKIGPDLKFLPRPVQVTGSEWDALVVACERLRPVLVVLDTQARITVGVDENSNTDMGEVVALVDRLKAATGACVWLVHHTGHNADRSRGASAVKGAMDTELSVKRDGKELNETTVTLGVEKQKDTEELPDKVFQPFQVVLDGLADEDGDLLTSVVLVPLKHAPRDPDKTAPLKAAILAHLRQSDPEPVSQARFRAGTYKPEKTHNTAVSAAFGELEKAGRIVRLGVKGYVLGDAEKAAGPVQTILGSDPCSEQV, encoded by the coding sequence GTGAAGTACGTGAAGGGCGCCAAGCACCCCGAACTGCCCCCGCTGGCACCCGAGTCCGCCGATGCTGGGAACGGCGCCCTGTCGGACCCTGACGGCCTGCTGGCGGCGGCCCTGGCGCTCGCGGCGGAAGGCGTGAAGGTCTTCCCCTGCCACCGGGTGACCGAGGACGGGTGCACCTGCGGTAACTACGGCTGCAAGTCGCCCGGCAAGCACCCGCGCAACGACCACGGCTCGAAGGACGCCACCACTGACCCGGACGCGATTCGCATGTGGTGGATCAAGTGGGGGCAGCACGGACGGCTGAACTTCGGGCAGACCCTCACCGGCCGCGCCGTGGTTGACGTGGACGTGGCCGAAGGGAAGCCCGGAGAGGCCACCTGGGAGGCACTGAGCGCCGCTCAGGACACCCCGAGCACCCGGACGTACCGGACGGGCCGGGGAGGGCTCCAGATGGTCTTCCAGCTTCCGGACGGGGAGGTGGGTGGGAAGGCGGACGGGTACGCCAACTCCCTCGGAGAGGCCGTGGACTTCAAGACGGGTCCGAACTCGTACGTGATGGTGCCGGGGTCGAAGACCGAGAGCGTTTACACGGTTCTTCACGACGCTTACCCGGCGCCGCTCCCCGGCTGGGTGGCGGAGAAGGCCCGTTCGGCTGAGCCCGCTACGGGGTCCGGTACGGCTGGCAGCGTGGTACTCGCCGGCTGGGGGTCACAGCTCTCCGACCTGCTGTCTCTCCCCGCCGACGATCCTGGGCGCGGGAATGACTGGCTTACGGCGGTCGCCGGGCACTACGCGGCCGACGCTTGGAAGTTCGCCCCGCCGCGCGGCTGGTCTTGGTACTCGGACATGGTGCGTGCCGCCAATGCGACGTCCGCCGACCCGATCGGTGAAGCCGTCCTGACCAAGACCATGCGGTCCATCTGGGACACCGAGGCCCGACAGCACGAGCAGGCCGACGCGGAGGCCGTGGAGGACCGGGCTGCCGCTCTCTTGGACGAACTGCTGACGCTGGACGATCTGGCGGCTTTCCCTCCGGCCCGGCCTGTGCTGAAGGGCTACCTGTACCGGGACACCGTGGCGCGCATGTACGGCGCCTCCGGCTCCATGAAGTCCTTCCTGGCGCTGGACGTTGCTATCCATGTGGCGAACGGCTGGGACTGGCACGGGCACCGCGTTGAGGCCGGTCCGGTGGTCTACATCGTGGCCGAGGGCGCGGCCGGTGTGTGGAAGCGCGGCGCCGCCTGGCAGCAGCACCACGGCAAGAAGATCGGCCCGGACCTGAAGTTCCTGCCCCGCCCTGTCCAGGTCACCGGCTCCGAGTGGGACGCGCTGGTGGTGGCCTGCGAGCGGCTGCGCCCCGTGCTGGTGGTTCTGGACACGCAGGCTCGCATCACGGTCGGTGTGGACGAGAACAGCAACACCGACATGGGCGAAGTCGTGGCCCTGGTGGACCGGTTGAAGGCCGCCACCGGGGCGTGCGTCTGGCTGGTGCACCACACCGGGCACAACGCCGACCGCTCGCGGGGCGCATCGGCGGTGAAGGGCGCGATGGATACCGAGTTGTCCGTGAAGCGGGACGGCAAGGAGTTGAACGAGACGACGGTGACGCTCGGGGTGGAGAAGCAGAAGGACACCGAGGAGCTGCCGGACAAGGTGTTCCAGCCCTTCCAGGTGGTCTTGGACGGCTTGGCTGACGAGGACGGTGACCTGCTCACGTCCGTGGTCTTGGTGCCGCTGAAGCACGCGCCGCGCGACCCGGACAAGACGGCGCCGCTGAAGGCCGCGATCCTCGCGCACCTCCGCCAGTCCGACCCCGAGCCGGTATCGCAGGCCCGGTTCCGCGCGGGGACGTACAAGCCGGAGAAGACCCACAACACCGCCGTATCGGCGGCCTTCGGGGAGTTGGAGAAGGCCGGGCGGATCGTCCGCCTCGGGGTCAAGGGCTACGTGCTCGGGGACGCTGAGAAGGCCGCCGGACCTGTTCAGACGATCTTGGGATCCGACCCCTGTTCTGAACAGGTCTGA
- a CDS encoding AlpA family transcriptional regulator: MQTSVRKKVAPTLAEVKDWPATISAEQCARALGISRAHIYELLKQGACPVKFLALGSGRKVFLTASLVRVLSGEPDPQPPAPVSALVAA; this comes from the coding sequence ATGCAGACTTCTGTACGTAAGAAGGTCGCGCCGACGCTCGCAGAGGTCAAAGACTGGCCCGCCACCATCAGCGCCGAGCAGTGCGCCCGAGCGCTCGGGATCTCGCGGGCGCACATCTATGAGCTGCTGAAGCAGGGCGCGTGCCCGGTCAAGTTCCTGGCCTTGGGCAGCGGCCGGAAGGTCTTCCTGACCGCCTCGCTCGTGCGGGTGCTGTCTGGCGAGCCCGACCCCCAGCCGCCCGCCCCGGTCTCCGCCCTCGTGGCGGCCTGA
- a CDS encoding helix-turn-helix transcriptional regulator, with translation MAETIRDLREQAGLSTTEVARRLTEAGRPTHQTTMTRLESGNRAITVDDVAALAAVLGVRPAALLPGMPQDPDCACRLNGHSYDSREITGPGPRVCNDCQAIEEN, from the coding sequence GTGGCCGAAACCATCCGTGACCTGCGTGAACAGGCAGGGCTCAGCACCACTGAAGTGGCACGACGCCTCACCGAAGCAGGGCGGCCCACGCACCAGACCACCATGACGCGGCTGGAGTCCGGCAATCGCGCCATCACCGTGGACGACGTGGCCGCCCTCGCGGCCGTGTTGGGTGTCCGGCCTGCCGCCCTGCTCCCCGGCATGCCGCAAGACCCGGACTGCGCCTGCCGACTGAACGGCCACAGCTACGACAGCCGCGAAATCACCGGCCCCGGCCCTCGCGTCTGCAACGACTGCCAAGCAATCGAGGAGAACTGA
- a CDS encoding tyrosine-type recombinase/integrase, translated as MPTIKKLPPNKSGQVRYRAVVDIGDDAETGKRRQITVTRNTSKEVKNEIARLTNERSNGTLVAPSKMTLNEWLDKWLERRAPDIEASTLNGYRNALMHARERLGCLPLQDITEEDVIAFASWLLAGARRRGGPAGTGLRASSAAGALQRFREALDYAAVRKMINANPAMYVHLPKLAVNADQQAHPPVLPWDETEIRAFLVGVRSERLYAPFLLSLMGLRPAEVCGLRWSDIDLDAGTLAITNTRTMIGNAVTIEKGTKTAAGTRTLPLPDPVLHALMAFQLRQSTEQHDAGEAYTPSAYMFVDELGQPLTTRHLRYYTYRPCALSGCVAYGCTTPVRHA; from the coding sequence ATGCCCACGATTAAGAAGCTCCCGCCCAACAAGTCGGGGCAGGTCAGATACCGCGCCGTGGTGGACATCGGCGACGACGCCGAGACGGGGAAGCGGCGCCAGATCACGGTCACGCGCAACACTTCGAAAGAGGTCAAGAACGAAATAGCGCGGCTCACGAATGAGCGCAGCAACGGCACGCTCGTGGCCCCGAGCAAGATGACCCTGAACGAGTGGCTGGACAAGTGGCTGGAGCGGCGCGCCCCGGACATCGAAGCGAGCACGCTCAACGGGTACCGCAACGCCCTCATGCACGCTCGCGAACGGCTAGGCTGCCTGCCGTTGCAGGACATCACGGAAGAGGACGTGATCGCGTTCGCGTCCTGGCTGCTCGCGGGTGCCCGCCGCCGTGGTGGCCCGGCCGGAACCGGCTTGCGGGCGTCCAGCGCGGCGGGCGCACTTCAGAGGTTCCGAGAAGCACTCGACTACGCAGCGGTGCGCAAGATGATCAACGCGAATCCCGCGATGTACGTGCACCTGCCCAAGTTGGCCGTCAACGCCGACCAGCAGGCGCACCCGCCCGTGCTCCCCTGGGACGAGACCGAGATCCGGGCGTTCCTCGTCGGCGTGCGCAGTGAGCGCCTGTACGCGCCGTTCCTGCTGTCCCTGATGGGCCTGCGGCCCGCAGAGGTCTGCGGCCTGCGGTGGTCGGACATCGATCTGGACGCGGGCACCCTGGCGATCACGAACACGCGAACCATGATCGGCAATGCCGTCACCATCGAGAAGGGCACCAAGACCGCAGCGGGCACGCGTACCCTCCCGCTCCCCGATCCCGTGCTGCACGCCCTCATGGCGTTCCAGTTGCGGCAGAGCACGGAACAGCATGACGCGGGCGAGGCGTACACCCCGAGCGCGTACATGTTCGTGGACGAGTTGGGGCAGCCGCTGACCACCCGGCACCTGCGGTACTACACGTACAGGCCGTGCGCACTCTCGGGCTGCGTCGCGTACGGCTGTACGACGCCCGTGCGGCATGCCTGA
- a CDS encoding TetR/AcrR family transcriptional regulator: MPRRYDPDRRQRITDAAIRVVGEKGLAGLSHRSVAAEADVPLGSTTYHFKTLDELMVAALRQANEGFAKVVAAHGALEDTGSDLATDLAQILGEWLSGDRTGVELEYELYLAALRRPALRPVAAEWAEDLACRLARRTDPVTVRALVALMDGICLQVLLTGAPYDERFTREMLARVMAGAAGGSATP; this comes from the coding sequence ATGCCCCGCCGTTACGACCCCGACCGCCGCCAGCGGATCACCGACGCGGCCATCCGGGTCGTGGGGGAGAAGGGCCTGGCCGGCCTGAGCCACCGCTCGGTCGCCGCCGAGGCGGACGTACCGCTCGGCTCGACGACGTACCACTTCAAGACCCTCGACGAACTGATGGTCGCGGCGCTGCGGCAGGCGAACGAGGGCTTCGCCAAGGTCGTCGCCGCGCACGGTGCCCTGGAGGACACCGGGAGCGATCTGGCCACGGACCTCGCGCAGATCCTCGGCGAGTGGCTGTCCGGGGACCGCACGGGCGTCGAGCTGGAGTACGAGCTCTATCTCGCCGCCCTGCGCCGCCCCGCCCTGCGCCCCGTCGCCGCCGAGTGGGCCGAGGACCTGGCCTGCCGGCTCGCCCGGCGCACCGACCCGGTCACCGTGCGGGCGCTGGTCGCGCTGATGGACGGCATCTGTCTGCAGGTGCTGCTGACGGGGGCGCCGTACGACGAGCGCTTCACGCGCGAGATGCTGGCGCGGGTCATGGCAGGCGCCGCCGGTGGCTCGGCGACGCCGTGA
- a CDS encoding multidrug efflux SMR transporter — protein sequence MAFLMLLAAIAAEVGGTTAMKFSDGFSRLWPSLLTLAGYGVSFALLAQTLKTMSVGAAYAVWAGLGTAAIVAIGMVFLGEQMTVQKAAGIALIIVGVVVLNLGGAH from the coding sequence ATGGCATTCCTCATGCTCCTCGCGGCCATAGCCGCCGAGGTGGGCGGCACCACCGCCATGAAGTTCAGCGACGGCTTCAGCCGGCTGTGGCCGTCGCTGCTGACGCTCGCCGGATACGGCGTCTCCTTCGCGCTGCTCGCGCAGACGCTGAAGACCATGTCGGTCGGCGCGGCCTACGCGGTGTGGGCCGGCCTCGGCACCGCCGCCATCGTGGCGATCGGGATGGTGTTCCTCGGGGAGCAGATGACCGTTCAGAAGGCCGCCGGGATCGCGCTGATCATCGTCGGGGTCGTGGTGCTCAACCTGGGAGGCGCGCACTGA
- a CDS encoding AbfB domain-containing protein has protein sequence MPDTTPEPSQNKPWENGWAPDTSRAPGTRRLWLAGVLALATIVACVTAITVMDHEKDDPVRASPSGSATVPGLISYATPSTADATTPAGRSGLSSTRTKASPAASPHESANGGAGASKPPTSHASSPGRPKPSATYRSVRSVNYPDRYWHVSGDFVKLDPIASAPARRDATFKLVKGLWNASCYSFATSDGTYLRHRDFVLRSERSDGSPLFEQDATFCPRTSSYSGAVMLESANYPGRFLRHQNFQLELDPYQQSDLFRADSAFRLVDGLA, from the coding sequence ATGCCAGACACCACCCCCGAGCCGTCCCAGAACAAGCCCTGGGAGAACGGCTGGGCCCCCGACACGTCCCGGGCCCCCGGCACCCGAAGACTCTGGCTGGCCGGCGTGCTGGCCCTGGCCACGATCGTCGCCTGCGTGACGGCGATCACCGTGATGGACCACGAGAAGGACGATCCGGTACGGGCGTCGCCCTCGGGCTCCGCAACGGTCCCTGGTCTGATCTCCTACGCCACCCCGTCCACCGCCGACGCCACGACGCCCGCCGGCCGGAGCGGCCTGTCGTCCACCAGGACCAAGGCGTCCCCCGCAGCCAGCCCGCACGAGTCCGCGAACGGTGGCGCGGGGGCATCCAAGCCGCCCACGTCCCACGCGAGTTCACCCGGTCGCCCCAAGCCGTCGGCCACCTACAGGTCCGTCCGCTCGGTGAACTACCCCGACCGCTACTGGCACGTGAGCGGCGACTTCGTGAAACTGGACCCGATCGCCTCCGCCCCGGCCCGCCGCGACGCCACGTTCAAGCTGGTCAAGGGCCTGTGGAACGCGTCCTGTTACTCCTTCGCGACGTCGGACGGCACCTACCTCCGCCACCGCGACTTCGTCCTGCGCTCCGAACGCAGCGACGGGTCCCCCCTGTTCGAACAGGACGCGACGTTCTGCCCGCGGACCTCGTCGTACTCGGGCGCGGTCATGCTGGAGTCGGCGAACTACCCGGGCCGCTTCCTGCGCCACCAGAACTTCCAGCTCGAACTGGACCCGTATCAGCAGAGCGATCTGTTCCGGGCGGACTCGGCGTTCCGGTTGGTGGACGGACTGGCCTGA
- a CDS encoding VOC family protein, which yields MAVSLHHLVVDAHDLPGLARFWCRVLDWKVLSEREREVVIGRDEFAPTGICFMPVEDPKHVKNRLHFDLAPDDQGAEVERILALGAHRVDIGQGDEAGWVVLADPEGNEFCVLRPKTSLIAFRDA from the coding sequence ATGGCCGTTTCGCTGCATCACCTCGTCGTCGACGCGCACGACCTTCCCGGACTCGCCCGCTTCTGGTGCCGGGTCCTCGACTGGAAGGTGCTGTCCGAGAGGGAACGCGAAGTCGTCATCGGACGGGACGAGTTCGCGCCGACGGGCATCTGCTTCATGCCCGTCGAGGACCCGAAGCACGTCAAGAACCGGCTGCACTTCGACCTCGCCCCGGACGACCAGGGGGCCGAGGTCGAGCGCATCCTCGCACTGGGCGCACACAGGGTCGACATCGGGCAGGGCGACGAGGCCGGCTGGGTGGTGCTGGCGGACCCCGAGGGCAACGAGTTCTGCGTACTGCGGCCGAAGACCTCGCTGATCGCCTTCCGTGACGCGTAG
- a CDS encoding metal-sulfur cluster assembly factor: MSETVEMKPASEEEVREALYDVVDPELGIDVVNLGLIYGIHIDDANIATLDMTLTSAACPLTDVIEDQAKSATDGLVNELRINWVWMPPWGPDKITDDGREQLRALGFNV; encoded by the coding sequence ATGAGCGAGACCGTTGAGATGAAGCCGGCCTCTGAGGAAGAGGTCCGCGAGGCGTTGTACGACGTCGTCGACCCCGAGCTGGGCATCGACGTCGTCAACCTCGGCCTGATCTACGGCATCCACATCGACGACGCGAACATCGCGACCCTCGACATGACCCTGACCTCGGCGGCCTGCCCGCTGACGGACGTCATCGAGGACCAGGCCAAGTCCGCCACGGACGGCCTCGTCAACGAGCTGCGCATCAACTGGGTCTGGATGCCGCCGTGGGGCCCCGACAAGATCACGGACGACGGGCGGGAGCAGCTGCGGGCGCTGGGCTTCAACGTCTGA
- the sufU gene encoding Fe-S cluster assembly sulfur transfer protein SufU: MKLDSMYQEVILDHYKNPHGRGLRDGDAEVHHVNPTCGDEITLRVKYDGTRIEDVSYEGQGCSISQASASVLNELLVGKDLADAQKVQETFLELMQSKGRIEPDDAMEEVLEDAVAFAGVSKYPARVKCALLSWMAWKDATAQALGADAERKTA; encoded by the coding sequence GTGAAGCTGGACTCGATGTACCAGGAAGTCATCCTGGATCACTACAAGAACCCGCACGGGCGTGGTCTGAGGGATGGCGACGCCGAGGTGCACCACGTGAACCCGACGTGCGGCGACGAGATCACCCTGCGGGTGAAGTACGACGGCACGAGGATCGAGGACGTCTCGTACGAGGGCCAGGGCTGCTCGATCAGCCAGGCCAGCGCATCCGTCCTCAACGAACTGCTCGTCGGGAAGGACCTGGCGGACGCCCAGAAGGTCCAGGAGACCTTCCTGGAGCTGATGCAGTCCAAGGGCAGGATCGAGCCGGACGACGCCATGGAGGAAGTACTGGAGGACGCGGTCGCGTTCGCCGGTGTCTCCAAGTACCCGGCCCGGGTGAAGTGCGCCCTCCTCAGCTGGATGGCATGGAAGGACGCGACGGCCCAGGCGCTGGGCGCCGACGCCGAAAGGAAGACGGCATGA
- a CDS encoding cysteine desulfurase: MTQLPGLLDTEAIRKDFPILDRQVHDGQKLVYLDNAATSQKPRQVLDALNEYYERYNANVHRGVHVLAEEATALYEGARDKVAAFINAPSRDEVIFTKNASESLNLVANMLGWADEPYRVDHETEIVITEMEHHSNIVPWQLLAQRTGAKLKWFGLTDDGRLDLSNIDEIITEKTKIVSFVLVSNILGTLNPVDAIVRRAQEVGALVCIDASQAAPHMPLDVQALQADFVAFTGHKMCGPTGIGVLWGRQELLEDLPPFLGGGEMIETVSMHSSTYAPAPHKFEAGTPPIAQAVGLGAAIDYLSSIGMDKILAHEHALTEYAVKRLGDVPDLRIIGPTTAEDRGAAISFTLGDIHPHDVGQVLDEQGIAVRVGHHCARPVCLRYGIPATTRASFYLYSTPAEIDALVDGLEHVRNFFG, from the coding sequence GTGACACAGCTGCCGGGCCTCCTCGACACAGAGGCGATCCGCAAGGACTTCCCCATCCTGGACCGCCAGGTCCACGACGGCCAGAAGCTCGTGTACCTGGACAACGCGGCGACCTCGCAGAAGCCGCGCCAGGTGCTCGACGCCCTGAACGAGTACTACGAGCGCTACAACGCCAACGTCCACCGCGGTGTGCACGTGCTCGCCGAGGAGGCCACGGCGCTGTACGAGGGTGCGCGCGACAAGGTCGCCGCGTTCATCAACGCGCCGAGCCGCGACGAGGTGATCTTCACCAAGAACGCCTCCGAGTCGCTCAACCTCGTGGCGAACATGCTCGGCTGGGCCGACGAGCCCTACCGGGTGGACCACGAGACCGAGATCGTCATCACGGAGATGGAGCACCACTCCAACATCGTCCCGTGGCAGCTGCTCGCGCAGCGCACGGGCGCGAAGCTGAAGTGGTTCGGACTGACCGACGACGGCCGCCTCGACCTCTCCAACATCGACGAGATCATCACGGAGAAGACGAAGATCGTCTCCTTCGTGCTGGTGTCGAACATCCTCGGCACGCTCAACCCGGTCGACGCGATAGTCCGCCGCGCCCAGGAGGTCGGCGCGCTGGTCTGCATCGACGCCTCGCAGGCCGCCCCGCACATGCCGCTGGACGTCCAGGCCCTGCAGGCGGACTTCGTGGCCTTCACCGGCCACAAGATGTGCGGCCCCACGGGTATCGGCGTGCTCTGGGGACGGCAGGAGCTCCTGGAGGACCTGCCTCCGTTCCTCGGCGGCGGCGAGATGATCGAGACGGTGTCGATGCACTCGTCGACATACGCTCCCGCCCCGCACAAGTTCGAGGCGGGCACCCCGCCGATCGCGCAGGCGGTCGGTCTGGGCGCGGCGATCGACTACCTGTCCTCGATCGGCATGGACAAGATCCTCGCCCATGAGCACGCGCTCACGGAGTACGCGGTCAAGCGCCTCGGGGATGTTCCCGACCTGCGGATCATCGGCCCGACCACGGCCGAGGACCGGGGCGCCGCGATCTCCTTCACGCTCGGCGACATCCACCCGCACGACGTGGGCCAGGTCCTCGACGAGCAGGGCATCGCGGTCCGGGTCGGCCACCACTGCGCGCGGCCGGTCTGCCTGCGCTACGGAATTCCTGCGACCACGCGAGCGTCGTTCTATCTGTACTCCACGCCGGCCGAGATCGACGCGTTGGTCGACGGCCTGGAGCACGTACGGAACTTCTTCGGCTGA
- the sufC gene encoding Fe-S cluster assembly ATPase SufC — protein MATLEIHDLHVTVEADNATKEILKGVDLTVKQGETHAIMGPNGSGKSTLAYSLAGHPKYTITGGSVTLDGEDILEMSVDERARAGLFLAMQYPVEVPGVSVSNFLRTSATAIRGEAPKLRLWVKEVKEAMERLNMDTAFAERNVNEGFSGGEKKRHEILQLELLKPKIAILDETDSGLDVDALRVVSEGVNRVRESGEVGTLLITHYTRILRYIKPDFVHVFSAGRIVESGGAELADKLENEGYEAYTKGGVSA, from the coding sequence ATGGCAACGCTTGAAATCCACGACCTGCACGTCACCGTCGAGGCCGACAACGCCACGAAGGAGATCCTCAAGGGCGTCGACCTCACCGTGAAGCAGGGCGAGACGCACGCCATCATGGGCCCCAACGGCTCCGGCAAGTCGACCCTCGCCTACTCCCTCGCGGGCCACCCGAAGTACACGATCACCGGCGGCAGCGTCACCCTCGACGGCGAGGACATCCTGGAGATGTCCGTCGACGAGCGCGCCCGCGCCGGCCTGTTCCTGGCGATGCAGTACCCGGTCGAGGTCCCTGGCGTCTCGGTCTCCAACTTCCTCCGTACGTCCGCCACCGCCATCCGCGGCGAGGCCCCCAAGCTGCGCCTGTGGGTGAAGGAGGTCAAGGAGGCCATGGAGCGCCTCAACATGGACACCGCCTTCGCCGAGCGCAACGTCAACGAGGGCTTCTCCGGCGGTGAGAAGAAGCGCCACGAGATCCTCCAGCTCGAACTGCTCAAGCCGAAGATCGCGATCCTCGACGAGACCGACTCCGGCCTCGACGTCGACGCCCTTCGCGTCGTCTCCGAGGGCGTCAACCGCGTCCGCGAGAGCGGCGAGGTCGGCACCCTGCTGATCACGCACTACACGCGCATCCTGCGCTACATCAAGCCTGACTTCGTCCACGTGTTCTCCGCCGGCCGGATCGTGGAGTCCGGCGGCGCGGAGCTCGCCGACAAGCTGGAGAACGAGGGCTACGAGGCATACACGAAGGGTGGCGTATCCGCGTGA
- a CDS encoding non-heme iron oxygenase ferredoxin subunit — MAAFVRACGLGELEEDTPKRVEIDGTPVSVVRTEGEVFAINDICSHANVSLSEGEVEDCQIECWLHGSSFDLRTGKPSGLPATRPVPVYPVKIEGDDVLVSLNQES, encoded by the coding sequence ATGGCTGCTTTCGTACGCGCCTGTGGACTGGGCGAGTTGGAGGAGGACACCCCCAAGCGGGTGGAAATCGACGGCACGCCGGTTTCCGTCGTCCGTACCGAGGGAGAGGTGTTCGCGATCAACGACATCTGCTCCCACGCGAACGTCTCGCTCTCCGAGGGCGAGGTGGAGGACTGTCAGATCGAGTGCTGGCTGCACGGCTCCAGCTTCGACCTCCGCACCGGCAAGCCGTCCGGCCTTCCCGCGACGCGCCCCGTCCCCGTATACCCCGTAAAGATCGAAGGGGACGACGTTCTCGTCTCCCTCAACCAGGAGTCCTGA